From a single Tautonia rosea genomic region:
- a CDS encoding IS630 transposase-related protein — protein sequence MRAYSTDLRVRVVAACDAHDGTRAEIAARFSVSEGWIRKVLRQRRDTGSIAPKPHGGGREAVFDAEAAARLRQAVRDDDATLEELARAAGVSCSPAAVYRALRRLGITRKKSRGGRPSRTGRS from the coding sequence ATGAGAGCCTACTCGACGGACCTCCGCGTACGGGTCGTCGCCGCCTGCGACGCCCACGACGGCACCCGCGCCGAGATCGCCGCCCGCTTCTCGGTCAGCGAGGGCTGGATCCGCAAGGTGCTGCGGCAACGCCGCGACACCGGCTCGATCGCGCCGAAGCCGCACGGCGGGGGCCGCGAGGCGGTCTTCGACGCGGAGGCCGCGGCCCGGCTCCGCCAGGCGGTCCGGGACGACGACGCCACGCTGGAGGAGTTGGCCCGGGCCGCCGGCGTCTCCTGCAGCCCCGCGGCGGTGTATCGGGCCCTGCGACGGCTGGGGATCACGCGCAAAAAAAGTCGCGGCGGGCGGCCGAGCAGGACCGGCCGGAGTTGA
- the metG gene encoding methionine--tRNA ligase: protein MSQASTYFITTAIDYPNSRPHIGTAFEKIGADVQARFRRMEGFDTYFLMGNDENTIKVSKRARELGVEPQPYVDDMAGQFKEVWRALDISFDDFIQTSEARHHAGCRQFIQAVYDAGDIDKRPYQGLYCEGCEEFKTAKEAVSPSGQEFKTIEEAASGGGCCPNHPNTPLKIVEEENYFFKLSEFRDRLLAHYEAHPEFIQPESRRNEIVNLVKSGLQDVSISRKGFTWGITVPFDEEQTIYVWFDALLNYITALGYGDDDAKFQRYWPAETHVIGKDITRFHCALWPAMLMSAALPLPKAVFAHGFVYRKDDASGVLQKMSKSIGNIVEPMDLIRQFSSEGFRYYFMSQCPFGGDGEFSFERFAETYNTGLANNLGNLYSRTLAMTQRYFDGALEGSSAIDPNAWRAELNLPALVDDLRSLVGSFQYATALQKIWLEVIDAANRYIEATQPFKLAKTDPEATKVVLVNLAEALRVVAILIKPFLPRTAEIFYAAFNFGDAQPWDAVSFADAAERPAGPDLRVTAPLVNGKVSPLFPKIDLKADASSS, encoded by the coding sequence ATGAGCCAAGCCTCGACGTACTTCATCACCACCGCGATCGACTACCCGAACAGCCGACCGCACATCGGCACGGCCTTCGAGAAGATTGGCGCCGACGTGCAAGCCCGCTTCCGCCGCATGGAAGGCTTCGACACGTATTTTTTGATGGGCAACGACGAGAATACGATCAAGGTCTCGAAGCGAGCCCGAGAGCTGGGGGTCGAGCCGCAGCCGTACGTCGATGACATGGCCGGGCAGTTCAAGGAGGTCTGGCGGGCGCTCGACATCTCGTTCGACGACTTCATCCAGACGAGCGAAGCCCGTCATCACGCCGGCTGCCGCCAGTTCATCCAGGCCGTCTACGATGCCGGCGACATCGACAAGCGCCCGTATCAAGGGCTGTATTGCGAAGGTTGCGAGGAGTTCAAGACCGCCAAGGAGGCTGTCTCCCCCTCCGGCCAGGAGTTCAAGACCATCGAGGAGGCCGCCAGCGGGGGCGGATGTTGCCCGAACCACCCGAACACCCCGCTCAAGATCGTCGAGGAAGAAAATTACTTCTTCAAGCTTTCGGAGTTTCGAGACCGCCTGCTCGCCCACTACGAGGCCCACCCCGAGTTCATCCAGCCCGAGAGCCGCCGCAACGAGATCGTCAACCTTGTCAAATCCGGACTTCAAGACGTCTCGATCAGCCGGAAAGGCTTCACCTGGGGGATTACCGTTCCGTTCGACGAGGAGCAGACGATCTACGTCTGGTTCGACGCGCTGTTGAACTACATCACCGCGCTTGGCTACGGCGACGACGACGCGAAGTTTCAACGCTACTGGCCGGCCGAGACCCATGTGATCGGCAAGGACATTACCCGATTTCACTGCGCCCTCTGGCCGGCGATGCTCATGTCGGCCGCCTTGCCCTTGCCGAAGGCGGTCTTCGCCCACGGCTTCGTCTATCGCAAGGACGACGCCAGCGGCGTCTTGCAAAAGATGAGCAAATCCATCGGCAACATCGTCGAGCCGATGGACCTGATCCGCCAGTTCAGCAGCGAGGGGTTCCGCTACTACTTCATGAGCCAGTGCCCGTTCGGAGGGGACGGTGAGTTCTCGTTCGAGCGCTTCGCCGAGACCTACAACACCGGCCTGGCCAACAACCTGGGGAACCTTTACAGCCGCACCCTGGCAATGACCCAACGCTATTTCGACGGCGCTCTGGAAGGCTCGTCGGCGATCGATCCCAACGCCTGGCGAGCCGAGTTGAACCTACCGGCGCTCGTCGACGACCTTCGCTCGCTCGTCGGCTCGTTTCAGTATGCGACGGCGCTTCAGAAGATCTGGCTTGAAGTCATCGACGCCGCCAACCGCTACATCGAGGCCACCCAGCCGTTCAAGCTCGCCAAGACCGATCCCGAGGCCACGAAGGTCGTGCTCGTCAATCTGGCTGAGGCGCTTCGGGTCGTGGCGATCTTGATCAAGCCGTTTCTCCCCCGAACCGCGGAGATCTTTTACGCTGCCTTCAATTTCGGCGACGCTCAGCCCTGGGACGCCGTCTCCTTCGCCGACGCCGCCGAGCGCCCTGCCGGCCCCGATCTTCGCGTGACCGCTCCGCTGGTCAACGGCAAGGTCTCGCCCTTGTTCCCGAAGATCGACCTGAAGGCCGACGCCTCCTCGTCGTGA